Proteins encoded by one window of Candidatus Spechtbacterales bacterium:
- a CDS encoding peptidoglycan DD-metalloendopeptidase family protein, with product MKKVVLIALCGVFILGLYFGRGVVSAQYDSYGNDITPDASEEEPENSNEPETEKNSNNQITNLEKKIKEQEKLLKQLREEAAEQEKNLQKTKEQAGTLQEYIAYFNSEVYKLQTKISVKREEILSTQLAIQKVDLEIARKEQNIDKTKEQMTELFQDIYKTDQESIIELVFKYDNFSAFFNEVQARRVLQTTVDEKLQDLKQFKEELVQSKKQLDVEKERLEKDALVLRDQRLIMEQKTIEQKQLLNQTKEQEESYAETLAEIKAKEREINLEIFELEDKLRRELDPNSVPSVNKGLLQWPTEGVITQGYGCIHNSWARGSYPSCDGGKGGFHNGVDIASGLGTPIRAAQDGVIKAVESSPYAYGYWVAVEHASGLVTAYTHMSSLRPIRTGQVVKQGQLVGYMDSTGYSTGPHTHFMVYAPGTFQTKPSSIAGILPIGATLNPFDYLP from the coding sequence ATGAAAAAAGTTGTATTAATTGCACTGTGCGGAGTTTTTATTTTAGGTCTCTACTTTGGTAGGGGAGTGGTTAGCGCGCAGTACGACTCTTATGGCAACGACATCACACCTGATGCTTCTGAAGAAGAACCAGAAAACAGCAATGAACCTGAAACAGAAAAAAATTCCAATAACCAGATAACAAATCTTGAGAAAAAAATTAAAGAACAGGAGAAACTTTTAAAACAGTTGCGGGAAGAGGCTGCCGAGCAAGAAAAAAATCTTCAAAAAACAAAAGAACAAGCGGGCACTCTACAGGAATATATAGCGTATTTCAATAGTGAGGTATATAAACTTCAGACAAAAATCAGTGTTAAAAGAGAGGAGATACTATCTACTCAGTTGGCAATTCAAAAAGTAGATTTAGAAATTGCCCGAAAAGAACAGAATATAGATAAAACAAAAGAACAAATGACAGAGCTGTTCCAGGATATATACAAAACGGACCAGGAATCAATTATAGAGCTTGTTTTTAAGTATGATAATTTTTCAGCTTTTTTCAATGAAGTACAAGCAAGAAGAGTACTTCAAACTACGGTAGATGAAAAACTTCAGGATTTAAAACAATTTAAAGAAGAACTTGTGCAGTCAAAAAAACAGTTAGATGTGGAAAAAGAGCGATTAGAAAAAGATGCTTTAGTTTTACGCGACCAGAGATTGATAATGGAACAAAAAACTATAGAGCAAAAACAGCTCTTAAACCAGACGAAGGAACAGGAGGAGAGTTACGCGGAAACCCTGGCAGAAATAAAAGCGAAAGAGCGGGAGATTAATCTTGAAATATTTGAACTGGAAGACAAACTAAGGCGCGAACTTGACCCAAACAGTGTGCCGTCTGTAAACAAAGGACTCTTGCAATGGCCCACAGAAGGGGTTATAACCCAGGGGTATGGCTGTATACACAACTCATGGGCCAGAGGTTCTTACCCTTCTTGCGATGGAGGGAAAGGGGGATTCCACAATGGGGTAGATATAGCGTCCGGACTTGGAACACCAATACGCGCCGCGCAGGATGGTGTTATAAAAGCTGTAGAAAGCTCTCCTTACGCTTACGGATACTGGGTAGCTGTTGAACATGCAAGCGGGCTTGTGACAGCTTACACCCACATGTCTTCATTGCGCCCCATACGAACAGGGCAAGTTGTAAAACAGGGACAATTAGTAGGATATATGGATTCAACGGGATACTCTACGGGTCCGCATACACACTTTATGGTATATGCACCGGGTACATTTCAAACAAAACCAAGCAGTATAGCGGGAATACTTCCAATTGGGGCGACTCTGAACCCTTTTGACTACTTACCATAA
- a CDS encoding Mur ligase domain-containing protein, producing MLENIKKAYLIGIKGVGMTALAQILQSRGAEVLGSDTEEKFFTDEVLKKLNIHVIENFSPKNIPGDADIIIRSVAYTKENNIEVAEAKNRGVPVITYPEALAELFNKSYGIAVCGSHGKSTTAAMLGYVLEYAGYDPTVVVGSRVNKWQSNARAGGSKYFVIEADEYKEAFLKYKPKVIVLTNIDYDHPDYFKDEHSYRNAFQKFMFENIEAQVIDGREVEKKEEFNLKLIGEYNQKNANCAYQAALKIGVEPLLAKKAIEEFDGIARRFESKGEYGGAKLYDDYAHHPTEISALIEGVRKSYPNRRIIILFQPHTYSRTESLFDNFVQSLRSADKVYILKTYSSARETPSTGSAPKGGQAGQDPSAGSAPKGGQAGQDPSAGSGQGGEDVSGKKLAKELNASYFENYQEAAKTIKKDLSDSVLFITVGAGDGWRVSDILNNDSQ from the coding sequence ATGTTAGAAAATATCAAAAAAGCGTATTTAATAGGTATAAAAGGTGTAGGCATGACCGCTTTGGCGCAGATTTTACAAAGCAGGGGAGCGGAGGTTTTAGGTTCTGATACAGAAGAGAAATTTTTTACAGATGAAGTTTTAAAAAAATTAAATATCCACGTTATTGAAAATTTTTCTCCAAAAAATATTCCCGGCGATGCGGATATTATCATTCGGTCTGTTGCGTACACAAAAGAAAATAATATTGAAGTTGCTGAAGCCAAAAATAGGGGAGTGCCTGTAATTACATATCCGGAGGCTTTAGCGGAACTTTTTAATAAATCATATGGAATTGCGGTTTGCGGTTCGCATGGAAAGAGTACCACGGCGGCAATGCTTGGTTATGTTTTAGAATACGCGGGATATGACCCTACGGTGGTTGTGGGAAGCAGGGTAAATAAATGGCAAAGCAATGCTCGTGCGGGAGGTTCAAAGTACTTTGTTATTGAGGCGGACGAGTACAAGGAGGCATTTTTGAAATATAAACCAAAAGTTATTGTTTTAACGAATATTGATTATGACCACCCGGATTATTTTAAAGATGAACATTCCTATCGAAACGCTTTTCAAAAATTTATGTTTGAAAATATAGAAGCTCAAGTAATAGACGGCAGAGAGGTGGAAAAAAAAGAAGAATTTAACCTAAAACTTATAGGTGAGTACAACCAGAAAAACGCTAATTGCGCGTATCAAGCTGCGCTAAAAATAGGTGTTGAGCCCCTTCTTGCTAAAAAAGCTATTGAAGAGTTTGATGGGATAGCAAGACGTTTTGAGAGTAAAGGAGAGTACGGCGGCGCTAAGTTGTATGACGATTACGCGCATCATCCAACCGAAATTAGCGCTTTAATTGAAGGTGTGCGGAAAAGTTATCCGAACAGAAGAATTATAATACTTTTTCAGCCGCATACTTATTCAAGAACTGAGAGTCTTTTTGATAATTTTGTGCAATCTTTGAGAAGTGCAGACAAGGTGTATATTTTAAAGACGTATTCCTCGGCCAGGGAAACTCCTTCGACAGGCTCCGCGCCAAAGGGCGGGCAGGCAGGACAAGACCCTTCGGCAGGCTCCGCGCCAAAGGGCGGGCAGGCAGGACAAGACCCTTCGGCAGGCTCAGGACAAGGAGGGGAAGATGTGTCGGGCAAAAAGCTTGCAAAAGAACTTAATGCATCATATTTTGAAAATTACCAAGAGGCGGCTAAAACAATAAAGAAAGATTTGAGTGACTCTGTTTTGTTTATAACTGTGGGGGCGGGGGATGGCTGGAGAGTTTCGGATATTTTAAATAATGATTCGCAATAA
- the rpmA gene encoding 50S ribosomal protein L27 — MSKTKASGSTKLGRDSKSKRLGVKIFGGQKIKAGMIIVRQRGTKFHAGENVKQGADDTLYAMRNGIVKFREKRKQKFDGRQKKIKVVDVL; from the coding sequence ATGTCAAAGACAAAAGCATCAGGTTCAACCAAATTAGGAAGAGATTCAAAAAGCAAACGTCTTGGGGTTAAAATTTTTGGCGGTCAAAAAATAAAAGCGGGCATGATTATCGTGCGCCAACGAGGAACAAAATTTCACGCGGGAGAAAATGTAAAACAGGGTGCGGATGACACTCTTTACGCAATGCGCAATGGCATAGTAAAGTTTCGAGAAAAAAGAAAACAAAAATTTGACGGAAGACAGAAAAAAATTAAAGTAGTAGATGTGCTCTAA
- a CDS encoding glycosyltransferase family 2 protein, which produces MALLTFTRKEKRISKLRHKQQTVSVSALKFVALYAVIAALCLFISSPKSGAFNWYLSVFWSLNFPIAVLGFSRIILSKKVIRSNFSGKTDKLVIFIVPTICRKDTLSPLLRVTESILRLAPANMINFRIDLIIEQDSEAKRELKKIMQNEKKVNIIEVPRNYTTPHDTKYKARANHFATELRTKLKENHPDVYIYHLDDDTHVGKDTISSIAEFIETEHGNKYLAQGILTFPYQLSTSWFCKRADGIRPIEDITRFKLFTGDLGTPLAGLHGEHLLIRADIEEEIGWDFGPTLAEDAYFGLSFAQKYPGKSASLNSYSYGASPANLRDFINQRKRWATGILGVVFDKRFSLKIRLPLLYSVFYWLVGLFQFVAVVFIASRILGVNNTSPVALWIIFLWSFNLAYHIWQYIEGNKINASVSTQTRKNKKGKHKKINPHPWVTIPLVYAITLIEGISAFLGMIQFIKKDFSFEVIKKEV; this is translated from the coding sequence GTGGCACTGCTAACTTTTACCCGCAAGGAAAAGCGCATAAGTAAACTGCGACACAAACAACAAACAGTCTCCGTAAGTGCGTTAAAATTTGTAGCGCTGTACGCTGTTATCGCAGCCTTATGTCTTTTTATCAGCTCTCCAAAAAGCGGAGCATTTAACTGGTATTTGAGTGTTTTTTGGTCACTAAATTTTCCTATAGCCGTTTTGGGCTTTTCAAGGATAATACTTAGCAAAAAGGTAATTAGGTCTAATTTTTCAGGTAAAACAGACAAATTAGTAATATTTATCGTTCCTACAATATGTCGCAAAGATACATTGTCGCCTCTTTTGCGTGTCACGGAATCAATTCTGCGATTAGCTCCGGCAAATATGATAAATTTCCGTATCGATTTAATCATAGAACAAGATTCAGAAGCAAAAAGGGAATTAAAAAAAATAATGCAGAACGAAAAAAAGGTAAATATTATAGAAGTTCCCAGAAACTACACTACGCCCCATGACACAAAGTACAAAGCACGCGCAAATCACTTTGCCACAGAACTAAGAACGAAGTTGAAAGAAAATCATCCTGATGTTTATATTTATCACCTGGATGATGATACGCATGTGGGAAAGGATACAATATCCTCCATAGCTGAGTTTATTGAAACCGAACATGGTAATAAGTATTTAGCTCAAGGCATACTTACATTTCCTTATCAGCTTTCAACGTCATGGTTTTGCAAACGTGCAGATGGTATTAGGCCAATTGAGGATATAACCCGGTTCAAATTATTCACAGGTGATTTAGGTACTCCCCTGGCCGGATTACATGGAGAGCATCTCCTAATACGTGCTGACATAGAAGAAGAAATAGGTTGGGATTTTGGACCTACACTTGCTGAAGATGCCTATTTTGGGCTTTCTTTTGCGCAAAAATACCCGGGTAAATCGGCGTCGCTTAATTCTTACTCTTACGGCGCTTCCCCTGCTAATTTGCGTGATTTTATTAATCAACGCAAACGCTGGGCTACCGGAATTCTTGGAGTAGTTTTTGACAAAAGATTCAGCTTAAAAATAAGGTTGCCTCTGTTGTATAGCGTATTCTACTGGCTTGTTGGTCTATTTCAATTTGTGGCAGTTGTATTTATTGCATCAAGGATTTTGGGGGTAAACAACACATCACCCGTAGCGCTGTGGATTATATTTTTGTGGTCATTCAATCTTGCCTATCATATATGGCAATACATTGAAGGCAACAAAATAAATGCCAGCGTATCAACACAAACACGAAAAAATAAGAAGGGGAAGCATAAGAAAATAAATCCACACCCATGGGTTACGATTCCTCTTGTTTATGCGATAACGCTCATTGAGGGTATTTCAGCATTTTTGGGAATGATACAATTTATCAAAAAGGACTTTAGTTTTGAAGTAATAAAAAAGGAGGTTTGA
- a CDS encoding tyrosine-type recombinase/integrase yields the protein MYNSDKPIKNHISGFLDYCEVEKGLSNNTQVNYQRYLNILKKWLKETNNEGLLPHQLTPEHVWDYRLFLARKYKTKNGKNLAKSTQNYYLVALRALLDYFSDRDITSLPSNKVKLPKDAKKDSVKFLTLEQMQKLLEMPDINTENGLRDRTIMEVLFSTGLRIAELVALNRDQISMKNTDDVFELSITGKGSRTRTIFFSPRAMDWLKKYMEKRTLDTDKALFINYSNSTSDDRRLSVRSIQESIKRYGIMAGLPVEVTPHVLRHTYATDLLAQGVDLRSVQEFLGHKNIATTQIYTHLTNKRLKEIHKKFHGGNSLEK from the coding sequence ATGTATAACTCAGACAAACCCATAAAAAACCATATATCCGGATTTTTGGATTATTGTGAGGTAGAAAAAGGCCTGAGTAATAATACTCAGGTAAACTACCAAAGATATTTAAATATTCTAAAAAAATGGCTAAAAGAGACTAACAACGAAGGTCTACTCCCCCACCAGCTTACTCCTGAACATGTATGGGACTATAGATTGTTTCTTGCAAGGAAATATAAGACAAAAAACGGCAAGAACCTGGCTAAAAGTACCCAAAATTACTACCTGGTGGCCCTGAGAGCGCTTTTAGACTACTTTAGCGACCGAGATATCACATCACTGCCATCAAACAAGGTAAAGCTGCCTAAAGACGCTAAAAAGGACTCCGTGAAGTTCCTGACACTGGAACAAATGCAGAAACTATTGGAAATGCCGGACATAAACACCGAAAATGGCTTGCGCGATAGGACTATAATGGAAGTTTTATTTTCCACAGGACTTCGTATAGCAGAGCTTGTTGCCCTTAATCGAGATCAAATAAGTATGAAAAACACAGATGATGTTTTTGAATTGAGTATAACCGGTAAAGGATCAAGAACACGGACAATATTTTTTTCTCCCCGGGCCATGGACTGGTTAAAGAAATATATGGAAAAAAGAACATTAGATACAGACAAGGCACTATTTATAAATTACAGTAACTCAACAAGTGATGACAGGCGCCTTTCTGTAAGAAGTATTCAAGAATCCATAAAAAGATATGGCATAATGGCGGGCTTGCCAGTTGAAGTTACACCCCATGTCCTTCGCCACACTTACGCAACTGATCTTCTCGCGCAAGGTGTGGATTTAAGAAGTGTTCAGGAATTTCTTGGTCACAAAAACATAGCGACAACCCAGATATATACACACCTGACCAACAAGCGCCTTAAAGAAATACATAAAAAATTCCACGGCGGAAACAGTCTGGAAAAATAA
- a CDS encoding matrixin family metalloprotease, whose protein sequence is MKKLWPTLFLFLFTLQACFGPTTDATTPKSSSVKTTSTSTTSLVQEDVKEVDDLFFADNEVRIWIDLKYSIHMQGILDMLNNEQGWSRVGLTFISEEDRGLADIIIIPREKWSEVERFCAGKKNVAGCAGQYVTIGGDYTCTIQVKAPGETLREEGYLSIVNHEIGHCLGVKHSEVRGELMYESLSYRAMKEIIYPTEEDIKKSKEFFEILKTKTAR, encoded by the coding sequence GTGAAAAAACTTTGGCCAACTCTTTTTTTGTTTTTATTTACGTTACAGGCCTGTTTTGGACCCACAACAGATGCTACAACACCTAAGAGCAGTAGCGTAAAAACAACAAGTACATCAACTACGTCTCTTGTACAGGAAGATGTAAAAGAGGTTGATGATTTGTTTTTTGCTGACAACGAAGTGCGTATATGGATTGATTTAAAATATTCGATTCATATGCAGGGTATTTTAGATATGTTAAATAACGAGCAAGGATGGAGTAGGGTTGGCCTGACCTTTATTTCAGAAGAAGACAGGGGGTTGGCAGATATTATTATAATTCCGCGAGAAAAATGGAGTGAGGTGGAGAGGTTTTGCGCGGGAAAAAAGAATGTAGCCGGATGCGCGGGGCAATATGTAACAATCGGCGGCGATTATACGTGCACGATTCAAGTGAAGGCTCCCGGTGAGACCCTTAGAGAAGAAGGATATTTATCTATAGTAAACCATGAGATTGGTCATTGTCTTGGTGTAAAGCATAGCGAGGTGCGGGGCGAGCTTATGTATGAATCTTTGAGTTACCGCGCGATGAAAGAGATAATATATCCTACAGAGGAGGACATTAAAAAATCTAAAGAGTTTTTTGAGATTTTAAAAACAAAAACGGCCAGATAG